In Paractinoplanes brasiliensis, the following proteins share a genomic window:
- a CDS encoding acetoacetate--CoA ligase, which produces MTGAVLWEPPADVRETSRIGRYLSWLERERGLNFADYAALWQWSVDDLPAFWQSMWDYFEVISHNPPSGVLASAEMPGAKWFPGATLNYAEHVLRMPGLADDDPVVLAHSQTRAPMTLTKRDLREKVRIVRAGLKAKGVRKGDRVAAYAPNIAETYVLMLAAASLGAVFSSCAPEFGVRSVIDRWQQIEPKILVAVDGYRYGDKPIDRTAEVAAIREALPSLEHVVTIGYLDPAKDTFGDLMAETDEPMAYEELAFDHPLYVLYSSGTTGLPKPIVHGHGGILLEHLKMLALHHDLGPGDRFFWFTTTGWMMWNFLVSAPAVGAAIVLFDGNPGFPDMSVLWDLVDEAGITYFGTSAPFLMACRKAGLTPRKDRLRGVGSTGAPLPPEGFDWVYEAVGTRLQLQSLSGGTDVCTGFVGAVPLLPVVEGKIACRALGARVEAYDAGGRPVINELGELVITAPMPSMPVGFWNDDDGKRYREAYFDYFPGVWRHGDWITIGADGSCVITGRSDATLNRGGVRLGTSEFYSVVESLPEVADSVVVHLAKADDPNGELLLFVVPAEGFELDEPLRKKIAGELRAALSPRHIPDEIHSVRAVPRTLSAKKLEVPVKRILTGTPVESAAAKGALANPESLLAFEELARQRQPS; this is translated from the coding sequence ATGACGGGCGCAGTGTTGTGGGAGCCGCCGGCCGATGTTCGCGAGACATCCCGGATCGGGCGCTATCTGTCCTGGCTGGAGCGCGAGCGTGGCCTGAACTTCGCCGACTATGCGGCGTTGTGGCAGTGGTCCGTCGACGACCTGCCCGCGTTCTGGCAGTCGATGTGGGATTACTTCGAGGTGATTTCGCACAACCCGCCCTCGGGTGTGCTGGCGAGCGCGGAGATGCCGGGAGCGAAGTGGTTCCCCGGTGCGACCCTCAACTACGCCGAGCACGTGCTCCGCATGCCTGGCCTCGCCGACGACGACCCGGTCGTCCTGGCCCACTCCCAGACCCGTGCCCCGATGACACTGACAAAACGCGACTTACGCGAAAAGGTCCGGATCGTCCGAGCGGGTCTCAAGGCCAAGGGCGTGCGAAAAGGCGACCGAGTAGCCGCGTACGCCCCGAACATCGCAGAGACGTACGTCCTGATGCTCGCCGCCGCCAGCCTCGGCGCCGTCTTCTCGTCGTGCGCGCCCGAATTCGGCGTACGCAGTGTGATCGACCGCTGGCAACAGATCGAACCCAAAATCCTGGTCGCAGTGGACGGCTACCGCTACGGCGACAAGCCGATCGACCGCACCGCCGAGGTCGCGGCCATCCGAGAAGCCCTTCCATCCCTCGAACACGTCGTCACCATCGGCTACCTCGACCCCGCCAAGGACACGTTCGGTGACCTGATGGCCGAAACCGACGAGCCCATGGCGTACGAGGAACTCGCCTTCGACCATCCCCTCTACGTGCTCTACAGCTCAGGCACCACGGGGCTGCCGAAACCGATCGTCCACGGCCATGGCGGCATACTCCTCGAGCACCTCAAAATGCTCGCCCTGCACCACGACCTCGGCCCCGGCGACCGCTTCTTCTGGTTCACCACGACCGGCTGGATGATGTGGAACTTCCTGGTCAGCGCCCCGGCCGTGGGCGCGGCGATCGTGCTGTTCGACGGCAACCCCGGCTTTCCCGACATGTCGGTCCTGTGGGATCTGGTCGACGAGGCCGGCATCACGTACTTCGGCACCTCGGCCCCGTTCCTCATGGCCTGCCGCAAGGCCGGGCTGACCCCGCGTAAGGACAGGCTCCGGGGTGTCGGTTCGACCGGCGCCCCGCTGCCGCCCGAGGGTTTCGACTGGGTCTACGAGGCGGTCGGCACCCGGCTTCAGCTGCAGTCGCTGTCCGGCGGCACCGACGTGTGCACGGGTTTTGTCGGTGCCGTCCCGCTGCTCCCGGTGGTCGAGGGCAAGATCGCCTGCCGTGCCCTGGGGGCCAGGGTCGAGGCGTACGACGCGGGCGGCCGCCCGGTGATCAACGAGCTGGGCGAGCTGGTGATCACCGCCCCGATGCCGAGCATGCCGGTCGGTTTCTGGAACGACGACGACGGGAAGCGCTACCGCGAGGCCTATTTCGACTACTTCCCGGGCGTGTGGCGGCACGGTGACTGGATCACGATCGGCGCCGACGGCTCCTGCGTGATCACCGGCCGTTCCGACGCGACACTCAACCGCGGCGGGGTGCGGCTGGGCACGTCCGAGTTCTACTCCGTGGTCGAGAGCCTCCCCGAGGTGGCCGATTCGGTCGTCGTGCACCTGGCGAAGGCTGACGACCCGAACGGCGAGCTGCTGCTGTTCGTCGTGCCGGCCGAGGGGTTCGAGCTCGACGAACCGCTCCGCAAAAAGATCGCCGGCGAGCTGCGCGCCGCGCTTTCCCCTCGCCACATCCCCGACGAGATCCATTCCGTACGGGCGGTGCCCCGCACCCTGTCCGCCAAGAAGCTCGAGGTGCCGGTCAAGCGCATCCTGACCGGCACCCCGGTCGAGTCGGCAGCCGCGAAGGGCGCCCTGGCCAACCCGGAGTCCCTGCTGGCCTTCGAGGAACTGGCCCGGCAACGACAACCGAGCTAG
- a CDS encoding acyl-CoA thioesterase, whose amino-acid sequence MNEGRPTSHSRVTLSRIMTAVDVNLYGTVHGGVLMKFVDDVAGAAAARHSGGTAVTAAIDEIVFLEPVRVGDLVHAYAQVNWTGTSSMEVGVKLSGERWDVVAAEPLTVATAYLVFVAVDKAGHPRHVPPVVPENADDERRWREALIRREHRLARRAAIQKAREA is encoded by the coding sequence ATGAATGAAGGCCGTCCCACCAGCCATTCCAGGGTCACGCTGAGCCGGATCATGACCGCGGTCGACGTCAACCTGTACGGCACTGTGCACGGCGGCGTGCTGATGAAGTTCGTCGACGACGTGGCGGGCGCGGCGGCGGCCCGGCACAGCGGCGGCACGGCGGTGACGGCCGCGATCGACGAGATCGTTTTCCTGGAGCCGGTCCGGGTCGGCGATCTGGTGCACGCGTACGCGCAAGTGAACTGGACCGGCACCAGTTCGATGGAGGTCGGCGTCAAGCTGTCCGGCGAGCGCTGGGACGTGGTCGCCGCCGAGCCGTTGACCGTGGCCACGGCGTACCTGGTGTTCGTGGCGGTGGACAAAGCCGGACATCCCAGGCACGTTCCTCCGGTGGTTCCGGAGAACGCGGACGACGAGCGCCGCTGGCGCGAGGCCCTGATCCGGCGCGAGCACCGCCTGGCCCGCCGCGCCGCCATCCAGAAGGCCAGAGAGGCCTGA